The genomic DNA CCGGCCTGTCCTACCGTGTCGGCCGGCCGAGGGCGAGCCGGGCCCCGGTATTCCTCACGTCGGCCGCCGCTTCAGCAGCGCGTCGAGCCCGCCGACGCGGAACCAGTGGTAGCCGTATCCCTCCAGGAACAGGCAGTGGCGGCCGTCGTCCTTCACTTCGCTGCGGGCGCCGGTGAGCAGGTCGACGAGGATGTCGTGCTCGCGATCCTCGGATCCCGACGCCATCGCGACCTCCACGGGCTCCGGCGCCAGGTTGTGGACGCACAGGATGGCATTGCCGCGCCACGCGTAGCGCAGCGCCAGGACCGACGGGCGCCCGGTCTCCATCGCAACGACGTCGCCCCAGCCGATCTCCGGCGCCTCTTTGCGCTGCCGGATCATGCTCTGCATCCAGTTGAGCAGCGAGCCCTCCTCGTGGCGCTGGTCGGCGACGTTCACGTGCGCGTAGCCGTAGGGGCCGTGGTCGATCAGGGGCAGGACGGTGCGCCGGGCCGTCGAGAAGCCGCCCTGGTGCTCGCTCGTCCACTGCATCGGCGTGCGGGCGCAGTCGCGCTCCGGCAGAGCCAGCTCGTCGCCCATGCCGATCTCGTCGCCGTAGCGCAGCACCGGCGTTCCCGGGAGGGTGAACATCAGCGAGTAGGCGAGGCGGATCCGGCGGGGATCGCCGGCCAGCATCGGCGCGAAGCGGCGGCGGATGCCGCGGTCGTAGAGCTGCATCCCCTTCTCGGGTCCGAAGGCGTCGAACACGCTCTGGCGCTGCTTGTCGGTGAGGCGTCCCAGATCGAGCTCGTCGTGGTTCCGCAGGAAGATGCCCCACTGGCAGGAGAGCGGGCGCGGCTTCGTCCGCTCGATCGCCTTGACGAGGGGCCGCGCATCGTGGGCCGCCAGGGCGTAGAAGGTCGCCTGATTGACCTGGAAGTTGAACATCATGTGCATGCGGTCGGCGTCGTCGCCGAAATAGTCGAGGTCCTGCTTCGGCAGGATGTTGGCCTCGGCCAGGATGATCGCGTCGCCCTGGCGCCACTGCAGGAACTCGCGCAGGTCGCGCAGCATCTCGAACTGCTCGCGGGGCTTGCCGCCGACATCGGCGCCCTTCTCGGCGATGACGAACGGCACCGCGTCCATGCGGAAGCCGGAGACGCCGAGCTGTATCCAGAAGCCCATGATCTTCAGGATCTCGGCCAGCACCTCCGGATTGGCGGTGTTGAGATCGGGCTGGAAGTTGAAGAAGCGGTGGAAGTACCAGGCCTTGGCCTTCGTGTCGTAGGTCCAGGTCGTCTCTTGCACGCCCGGGAAGACCATGCCCTCGTCAGCGCTCGCGGGGCGCTCCTTCGACCAGACGTACCAGTCGCGGTAGGGCGATTTGGGGTCGGACCGGGCCGACTGGAACCACGGGTGCTGGTCCGAGGTGTGGTTGACGACGAGGTCGATGAGGACACGCAGGCCCCGCTGCTTGGCGGCGTGCGTGAAGGCGACGAAGTCCCCGAGCGAGCCGTAATCCGGATCGACGCCGTAATAGTCGGCGATGTCGTAGCCGCCGTCCTTCTTGGGCGAGGGCTGGAACGGCATCAGCCAGACCGCGGTGGCGCCCAGGCCCTGGATGTAGTCCAGCCGGCGTTCAAGCCCGGCGAAGTCGCCGATGCCGTCGCCGTTGGCGTCCATGAACGTGCCGACGGACAAGCAGTAGATGATCGCGTTCTTATACCACAGGTCGTTGATCATGGGCCCCCCGGCATCGTCGCGCCTCACGAACGTGGGAGCCGGCCAAAGCGTTGCCGTGCGGCGTCTCCTTAAATCAGCCGCGTTGTGCACGCCCTGTTCAGGCGCGCTTCCGAAAGGTCCGCGCTCGCCCCGTCGCGTCCCCCGAATCCGGCCCGTATGAACGCCATCCTGATCAAGCTGTTCGCGACCGCCCTGACGCTCAGCCAGGTCACGACACGGCCGGACGCGGTCCGGACGCAGTTCGATCCCGCGACGGACGGCCCGGAGGTGGTGCGCCTGCTGCGCGACGGCTGCGCCCACATGCGCAAGGCCTTCGACATCGAGGACATCAATCTCGACGAGTTGATCACCACCGCGATGGAGGATCCGTCCACGGTCGCCGGTCCGGCCGCGCCGAAGATCCTGCACGGTCTCGACCTGACCGAGCTGAACACGAGCTACAAGCAGTTCTGCAAGGGCGAGAACCCCGCGAACTCGCCCTTCGACGCGAAGGCGGTGATCGAGTTCTACGACAACGCCACCAAGGATCTGCCCAGCGCCGAGGCCCTGCGCGACAAGGCCCTGCCGGGGATGACCCGGATCCTCGACGGCGCCGGCAAGCCCTTCGCCGAGGCGTCGGAGCCGAACGGCCGCCGCATCGTGGTGCCGATCACGGCGGTCCCGAACCTCGTCCAGAAGGCCTTCATCGCCGCCGAGGACAAGCGCTTCGAGACCCATCACGGCATCGACGAGCGCGGGGTGATCCGCGCCTTCATCGCCAACCTCGCCTCGCCGGGGCGGCCGGCGGGCGGCTCGACCATCACCCAGCAGGTGGTCAAGAACCTCTCGGTCGGCGACGACGTCACCTACGAGCGCAAGATCCGCGAGATGATCGTCGCGTCGCGGCTGGAGCGCATCCTGACGAAGCCGCAGATCCTGGGGCTCTACCTCAACGGCATCTATCTCGGCCGCGGCGCCTACGGTATCGAGATGGCCGCGCAGAGCTATTTCGGGAAGCCGGTGGGGCAGCTGACCCTGCCGGAAGCGGCGCTCCTCGCCGGCATGCCCAAGGGGCCGAACTTCTACAGCCCGGACAAGTACCCCGACCGCGCGCGGGAGCGGCGCGCCTACGTGCTCGCCCGCCTCAAGGAAGAGGGGACGATCACCGAGGCCGAGATGAGCGCGGCGATCAAGTCCGATCTCGGTCTGAAGCCGATCGAGACCGCGCGGCGCGATTCCGGCTTCTACGTCGTGGATTTCCTCAATCGCGAGGCCCGGACCTTCGCGGGCGTGGATTCGCTGACCTCCGGCTCGCTGACCGTCCGTTCGACGATCAACGCGGGACTGCAGCGCGCCGTCGAGGACGCCCTGCAGGACGGCCTCGCCAATTACGAGCGCGGCACCGGCCGTCAGGCCTTCACGGGGCCGGAACTCAACCTCGTCGACAGCGTCCGGCGGATCCAGGCGGCGACGCCGGCCCCGGAGGGCTCCGCCTCGGCCGCGCCCGCCGTCACCGGCGCGCGGCCGGAGGCCGCGAAATCCGACGCCAGGCCGGAGGCCGGGCCGGCCGCGAAGCCGCGCCGCGGCGAGAGGGTCGCGGCCGTGCCGCAGAAGAAGCCGGCGTGGCTGCTGGCGCTCGAGAGCGCCCGCCCGGTCCTCTACGACGTTCACTGGCCGATGGCGGTGGTGCTGGAGACCGGCCGCGGCGGCGTGAAGGTCGGCCTCGCCGATGGCCGCACCGCCTCCCTCGACCCCGGCATCGCCCACGGCAAGCTGCAGCCCTACGACGTGATCCGCGTGAAGGTCAGCGCCGGCAAGGGCGGCCCGCGCGCGCAGCTCCGGGTCCGGCCGACCGTCCAGGGCGCGGCCCTGGTGCTGGAGAACCAGACCGGCCGGATCCTCGCGATGGCCGGCGGCTTCTCCTACCCGCTGAGCCAGCTCAACCGGGTCACCCAGACGGTGCGCCAGCCCGGCTCGACGCTGAAGCCGCTGACCTACCTCGCCGCGCTCAACGCCGGCCTGCAGCCGAACACCCTGGTGATGGATTCCGCCGTGACCCTGCCGCCGATCGGCGGGGCCGGCGATTCCTGGTCGCCGAAGAACTACGAGGGCGGCGGCTCGGGGCCGACGACCCTGCGGCGCGGCCTGGAATTCTCCAAGAACCTCGTCACCGCCCGGCTCCTCCAGGGCGGGATCGCCCCGAAGGCGCCGGCGAGCCTGAAGCGGGTCTGCGACATCGCCCTCGAGGCGCAGATCTACGCCGAGTGCGAGCCCTACTACCCCTTCGTCCTCGGCGCGCAGCCGGTGCGGATGCTCGACCTCGCGGGCTTCTACGCGGCGGTGGCCAACGAGGGCGCCCGCCCGGCGCCCTACGCGCTCGAATCGGTCGAGCGGGACGGCAAGCCGCTCTACACGCACGCCGCCAAGGAGCCGGTGCGGATCGCCTCGGCGGACCGCGTGGCCTTCTACCAGCTGAAGACCATGCTGCAGGGCGTGACGCAGCACGGCACGGCCGCGGCGCTCGCGAAGGTCTCGGCCTACGTGGCCGGCAAGACCGGCACCTCGGAGAACGAGAACGACGCGTGGTTCGCCGGACTGACCAATGAGATCAGCGTGGTTGTCTGGGTCGGCTACGACAACGCCGACGGCACCCGCAAGACGCTCGGCCGCGGCCAGACCGGCGGCCACGTCTCGGTGCCGATCGCCTCGGCGATCCTGCAGGCGGCCTGGGCGAACGGTGTCGCCAAGACGCCGCTGCGGGGCCCCTCCCCCGAGGCGCGCCCGTTCATCGCCGACCTGCCGATCGACCCGCGCAGCGGCGTGCGGATCGCCGGCGGCGGCTTCCTCGAGCATTTCCGCACCAGCGGCGACGGGCGCATGGCGGACACTCAGTACCGCCTCGTGCCGCGCGAGACGCTCTACGCCATGCGGCCCGACGCGCAGGACGGCGACCTCGCCGGCGACGACGGCGCGAGCGTCGCGGGCGACTACTACGGCAACATGACCGGCGAGCGGCCGCGATCCGACTTCCTCGACCCGTTCGGCGAGCGTCCCGCGCCGCGCAGCCGCCGCGCGCAGGGCGACGTGGATCTCTACGGTCAGGATCCCTACAAGCCCTGGCCGGGCCAGACGAATCGCTCGCCCTTCGGCGGGGACGACGACGCGCGCCGCCCGCGCCGCCGCGATCCCGACTACCTGTTCGGCGAAGACCCCGGTTACTGACAGCCCTCCCCGACAGACGAGAATCCCGTTGCGCCAGCAGCTTCCCGCGGCCCTGGCGGCCGCCCTCACGGCCGCGCTCCCGGCCCTCCCGGCACGCGCCCAGACGCCCGCCGCCAACACCGCCCCGGCGCCGGGGCCCGAGCGGATCAAGGAGGTGCCCTCGGTCACGGCCGTCGATCCGGCCGCGATCAAGCCCGGCCAGATCCTGTTCACCGACCATCGCGACAACCCATCGGCGCCGGAGAACGGCCTGATCCCGTACCTCGACTGGCTGAAGGCGCGGCCGGCCGAGGCGGCGGCGCTCGCCCCGTATCCCGGCTACAAGGAGCCGGACTACACGGTCACGGTGAACGGCGTGACCAAGCCGCGGCACGAGACCCTGAAGGTCTACGTCGCCGAGGGGCGCTTCGTCGTCTCACGGCCGCCCGAGGCGATCGACCTCCAGGCCTTCGCCAACCTCGCCTTCGTGCAGAAGATGGATCCGGCGATCAAGCACCGCACCCTGGCGGTCGCCGACGTGACGCCCAACAAGGACCCGGCCGCCGCCTTCGCCAAGCGTCCCGACCGTCCGTGGTGCGAGGGCGCCGGCGCCTGCATCGAGTCGCGCTACGACCTCGAGGGCAAGCTGCCGCTCGGCGTGAAGCTCGCCAACAAGCTCGAGGAAGGCTCGACCAAGAAGATCGCCGAGTTCGTCTCGTTCCAGAGCGAGCTGCGGGTGCTCGGGCCGGACCAGGGCGACCGTCTCAAGGCGCTGACCAAGATCGACACCGCGGTGACCGGCGGCCTCGAGCAGACGATCTTCTGGGTCAACCAGATCCTGCGCTTCGGCAAGTTCCTGGCCGTGTTCCAGCCGATGCCGAACGACCCGACCAAGACGGTGGTCACCACCTATATGGCGCTGGCGATCAAGGGCGACGTCCTCGACCGCAAGGCCGAGTACGCCCGCGTGCCGGTACTCAAGAATCTGCTGCCCGCGCAGGTGCTGATGGGCAATTCCAGCTTCAACACCGGCAACTCGATCAGCGCCGGCCTGCCGGTCTACGCCCGCAACCGGATCGCCACCTTCGCGGACGCACTCACCAAGCGGTGACGCGCCGCGCGCGCCTCACATCCCGCGGTTGCCGATCGTCGGCAGCGTCGGCTGGGTGTAGGCGCGGTTCACGTCGCGGCGGGTCTGGGTGCCGTTGGTGTTGCCCGAGGCCCGGTAGTTGTCGAGGTTGAAGGTCTCGGCGAGGCCGCTGCGGGAATCCGGGCCGTCGCTGGTGCTGCAGGCGCAGAGGCCGCCGAGCGTCAGCGCGGAGAGGGCGAGAAGGGTCAAGCGCATCGCGTATCCTGAAAGCGGGCCGTGGCCGGCCCGCGACCGGCCACGGCCGGAGCGGCCCTCACGGGACGTCTCGCGGCATGGTCAGCGCGGAGGCGCCTCCGTCAAGGTCGCGCGCAAGATGTAAATCCGTTCTGCCGCCTCCGATGCGCGCCGGCCACGGAAAATCCACCACAGACCCGGATTGCGGCGGATAGGGCCGGCCAATCGTGTTGAGTTCGGCCCCCTCCCCCTGGCGAATCCCGGTCGTTTCGGGCGACAACCCTCCGCGATGAGCAACGTCTTGCCCTTCCGTCCGCGCCCGACCGTCACCCGCCTCGCTCGCTGCGAAGTTGTGACCGTGGCCGGTGATCTCCTCGCCCTGCTGGAGCAGCTCGAGGATGTGAGCGCCCGCGCCGCCGCGATGGGGCGTCCGGCGATTGAGGTCGAGCGCACCGTCCAGCACCTCTTGGATGCCGTGAGCGCCGTGGAGCGCGCCCTCGACTGCATCGGCGAGGGCGAGCAATCGGCGCCGGGCTAGACCGCGTCCCTGCGCGCTCGGGCGCGCCGGGCTCCTGACCGCGGGGACGTCGAATCCCGCGCCGGCGGGTCGCCGCGGGGCATTCCTAAGCAGACTCTAAATCATCCGGAACCCTCCAGTACGCCTTGCGGTTGAGGGTCGGATGCTCGCGTCGGGCGTCGCTTCCGGAGGGTGCTATGAGGCTTCGCACGAGCAGCTTGCTGGCCGTCATGGCGGCCGGCGGTCTCCTCGCCGGGACGGCGATGCGCGCCCAGGCCGCGGAGGTCGGATTCCTCGAGATGCTGTTCGGCGCCCGGCCGGCCCCGCAGCAGGCCCAGCCGGCTTCTACCCCAGCCCCCGCCTTCGACGGCCGCGCCTTCGGCCGCCACGCGACCCCGCGGCTCGGGGCGGCGCGCCGCCGCTTCCAGACCCGCTACGCGGCGCTCCCGCTCAAGATCCGCGTCAAGGAGCGGGAGATCAGCGAGCGCCAGACCCCCATCGACATGAAGGGCGGCGCGACGGCGGCGCTGCTCAAGGACGAGACGCTGCGGCCGGGCGACATCGTGGTGCTGAATTCCGGCGCCCGGGTGTTCACCGGGAATCCCGACAAGCGCCACGCGATCCGGGATTTCGAGCCGGTCCAGAACTCGCGCTTCGTGAGCCGGGGCACGCGGAAGGTCCTGGCCGGGCTGTTCACGCCGGTCGGCGCCGTGCCCGCGCAGGAGGCGCGGCGGATGATGGCCCGTGCCCGGCAGCCGATGCCCGAGGTGGCGACGCCGATCCCAGCGCAGAAGACCGCCATGCGGGTGATCAACCCGTGGCAGGGCGGGCAGTGACCGGCGCGGCGCCGCTCAGAAGAAGCGTTCCTTGATGACGATCGTGTCGCCCGGCCGGACCGCGTAGGTCATCGGCACGATCCCGGAGATCAGCGAGCCGCCGGCGTCGCGGGTCAGGACGGCGTAATCGCGCGCTGCCCGGGGGCCGAAACCGGCCGCGATCGCCACCGCCGTCTCCACGGTCATGCCGTTGACGAACGGGTACTGACCGGAGGTGGTGACTTCGCCGAGGATGTAGAACGGTCGGTAGGCGTCCACCTCCACGGTGACGTGCGGCTCGCGCACGTATCCGGAGGCCAGCTTGGCCTCGATCGCCTTGGCCGCCTGCGCGGTCGTCTGACCGCCCACCTGCACGGTCCCGATCAGCGGCATGGCGATGCGCCCCGCGCCGTCGACCGCGTATATGTTGGACAGGTTGTCCTGGCCGAACACGATCACCCGCAGCTTGTCGCCCGCCGCCAGCGTGTACCGCGCGGCGATCGAGCCGGTGCCGGTGGCATCGAGCTGGTCGGTGCGGAAGCTCGGCCGCAGGCAGCCGCCGAGCGCCAGAGTCGAGCCGAGTGCGAGGAGCAGAGCGCGCCGGTTCATCACCATCGCCGTCATGGATGCAGTTGCGGGGTGATGTAGGCCGTTAAGGTTAATGAAACTTGATCACCGCGCGACGGAGGCGGTGCCGTCACCGGCCCGCGCGGCCCTTAACTCTTGAGCAACCTTAACATCCACTAATGGCCGCGGGACGGCAGTAATGCCCGCCCGGCCTGTCTCCGCGTTCAGAGCGTCCGCATGTCCACGATCCGTCAACGCTCGATCTACGCCGTGCCCGGATCCCAGCCGCGCGCCGAGGAAGGCCTCGGCCTCGCGCAGCTGCCGCGGATCCTGCGGCGCTCGATCGGCTGGGTCGTCGGGCCGACCCTGGTGGTCGCCCTGGGCGCGAGCGTCTTCGTCAACGTGGTCAGCCCCCGCTACACCGGCGAGGCGAAGGTGCTCCTCGAGAGCCGCGACCCGGCCTTCGCCCGCACCGCGCAGGAGCGCGGCGACCAGCTCGCGCCGATCGACGAGCAGGCGGTGGCGAGCCAGGTGCAGGTCGTGATGTCCCGCGATCTCGCCCGCGAGGCGATCCGCCGACTCAAGCTCGTCGGCAACGCCGAGTTCGATCCCGGCGCGGGCAGCATCGGCGCCGTGCAGCGCGTGCTGATGATGCTCGGCATCGGTCCCAATCCCCTGGACCGCCCCGCCGAGGACCGGGTCCTCGACGCCTACTTCGACCACCTCCTGGTCTTCCCTGCCGGCAAGTCGCGCATCCTGACGATCGAGTTCCGCGCGAAGGATCCGAAGCTCGCGGCCGAGGCCGCCAACACCATCGCCAAGCTCTACATCGGCTCGCTGGAGGCCGATAAGGTCGACACCGCCCGCTACGCCTCCACCTGGCTCGGCGGCAACATCGACGGGCTGCGCAAGCGCGTCGCCGAGGCGGAGGCCAAGGTCGAGGCGTTCCGCGCCAAGAACGGCCTCGTAGGCAGCACCGGCCTGGCCGGGCGGCCGCTCAACGCCCAGCAGCTCGGAGAGCTGTCGAGCCAGCTCTCCGCGGCGCGGAGCCTGAAGGCCGACCTCGACGGCAAGGTGAAGGCCATCAAGGACCTGATCAAGGACGGGCGCGCCTTCGAGATTCCCGACGTCGCCAACAACGAGGTCATCCGCCGGATCGTCGAGAACCGGATCTCCGTGCGCGCCCAGCTCGCCCTCGAGTCGCGGACCCTCCTGCCGGCTCACCCGCGCATCAAGGAGCTGCACGCCCAGCTCGAGGACCTCGACGCCCAGATCAAGGCCTCGGCCGAGCGCGTCGTGCGCACGATGGAGAACGACGCCAAGATCGCGGGCGCCCGGGTCGAGAGCCTCCAGGCCGCCGTCGACGGCCAGCAGGACGTCGTCGTCCGCGGCAACGCCAGCGAGATCCAGCTCCGCGCGCTGGAGCGCGAGGCCAAGGCGCAGCGCGAGCAGCTCGAATCCTATCTCGGCCGCTACCGCGAGGCGGCGGCGCGCGACGGCGAGGCCGCGACCCCAGCTGACGCCCGCATCGTGTCCCGCGCGGTGACGCCCGAGGTTCCGTCCTTCCCGAAGAAGCTGCCGATCGTCGCCTTCGCGACGCTGCTGACGCTGATGCTCTCGGTCGGCGGGGTCATCGCCAGCGCGCTGCTGGCCGAGTCCGGCCGCGCCGCCGGCGACCGCGACGGCGATCCGGCTGACGATCGGCGGCGCCGCGAGCCGGTGCTGGATCGACCGTCCTTCACCTTCCCGGAGGCGACGCCGGCCGCCCGCTGGTCCGAGGCGTCGGGCGCGGCTGCCGCCGCGTCGGCGGCGCCCGCCGCGGCCACGGCGCTCCGCTCCCCCGACACGTTCGATCTCGCGCCGCTCGTCGCGCGCATCGCGGCGGCGCCCCGCGCACCGGAGGCGCAGGCGGGTCGCCGCGTCCTGATCGTCGAGACCGAAGCCCGTCGCGGCGTCCCGACGCTGCCCGAGGCCCTGACCCGCGCCCTCGGTCGCGAGGGGAGCCTCGTCGCCGTCGACCTGAACCTGCCGAACGACGGCACGGCGCGGCTCGGCTTCGCCGACCTCATCGCCGGCGAGGCCGCGTTCCTCGACGTGATCCAGGCACGCCGGGACGGCGGCCAGCATCGGATCGAGGCGGGGCTGCTGGAGTCGACCGTCCTGTTCGACGAGCCCGATGCCCTGGCCCTGACCTTCGAGGCCATGGCCGAGGCCTACGACTGGGTGGTCTTCCGGCTCCACGCCGCGCCGGGGGCCGTCGACCTCCTCGAGCTCGTGGCCGGCTTCATGGACAGCGTCGTCATCGCGTCGAACGCCGATGCCGAGGATCCGGCGCTGGCCGACCTCTACGCCCTCGCCGAGGAGGCCGGCGCGGGGCAGATCCTGGTCGCGCAGGATCGCCCAGCCGCGTCCGATGTCGAGGAGGCGCGGGCGGAGCTGCGCCTCAACGCCGCCTAGGCCGCGCGCCGATCAGGACCGGCGCAAGGTGCGGAGCCGCTTGAGGGCGGCGTAGAGGCGCGGGTCGCGCTTGATCCGCCGTTTCGTCCGCGTCAGGCCCCGGCGCAGGGCGCCGTAGGCCCGGCCCCGCAGGGTGACCGGGATGATCGTCTCGACGAGGCTGATCGTCTCGTCGCAGATGCTGGCCTTGTAGCGCGCCTCGCCGACGCCGAGATCGAAGCCCTGCCGGCCGCGGGCGGTCTGGTCGCGCACGAGATGCTGCAGGAGAAGGTCGCCGGGACTGTAACGGGCGACCTCGGGGTCGCCGTCGAACGCCGTCATCATGCCGCTGAACCGTCGGTCGCTGACGGCACCGCCGAAGGTGGCGAGAACGCGGCCGCTCTCGGCGAGACACAGGGCGTACAGCTCCACGGCGGGCTCTGCGCCGGTCGACGCGGCCGTCAGGAAGGACCGGATCGCGGGATCGGCGTAAGGGTCGGCCACGCCCATGCCGGCGAAGCGGGCCGATTTCTGCGCGAAGAACGCCGCCAGCAGGCGCGCCGCCTCGTCGGCGGACTCGGCGCGGCGGTAGACGATCGCGCCGTGCGCCTCCACGAGGCGCTTCTCCTTGGAGCGCAGCTTCTTCCGGGCGTCCGCGCTGAAAACCCGGCGCACGGTCGCCTCCGGATCCGGCCCGAGCATGAGGCCGTAGCCGTCGCTGGCCTCCGCCTCGCCGGTCGCGGCGAGCGGGTTCGCTGCCCCGTCCCACATCCGGGGCTGGTGCTTGAGCGCGAAGGCGTCGATCCCCTCAGCGCGGCCGGCGCGGATCAGCGCGGCGACGATGCTGCCGGGCCCGATGGCCGCCGCGTCGCGGGTGGCGAAGAGCGGCATGTGATAGTTGGCGTGCGTGCCGCCGACCGTGCGCGCGAGGCGCAGCCCGTGCTCCCGGCTCAGGGTGAACGGGACGAGGATGCGCGGCCGTCCGTCGTCATCCCGCAGGACCGCGACGCGCGCGCGCTCGGCCAGTCCCGTCGCCCGCAGGTAGGCGCTGATCCAGTCGAACCGCTGATACGGCGTGCCGAGGCTCGCCGGATCGGCTTCCAGGCGCCGCCACAGCGCCTCCGCCGCGGTCAGATCGGGGATGACCTCCGCGACGAGCCCCCCGGCGCTGCGCGAATCGACCATGTCCGTTCCCGCTACGTGGACACCGACCGCCATGACCCGATCTCCCGGGGACCGCGCGCGATCCCGTGCCGCGCAAACCCTGACGGCAAGCGGCTGAACAGCCCGTCACTCCGATCGATGATGGCGCGATACCGGCGCCGGACGGTCCGTCAAAGAACAGTCGTGGCTAATGATAGCTTGCTTTCGCCGCGGCCACGCATGCTTTCGGCTTTGTTTACCCGGGCGAGCCAAGGCTGTGCCGAGCTGGGCCGCGGGCCCGAACGGTTCAGGGCCATGCTGTCGTCGCGTGCCAAGCATCGGGTCTTCGCGTCCGGGTTCCGCGCGATCCAGGCGCTCGGGGCGGACCGCTGGCTCAGCCCCGCGGCGCGCGGCCTCGGCGTGATCCTCACTTTCCACCACGTCAGCCCCGACCCGGTCCCGGCCTTCGCGCCGAACCGCCTGCTCGGCATCACCCCCGAGTTCCTCGATCTGACCCTGCGCGAGCTCGATGCCCGCGGCTTCGAGATCATCGGTCTCGATTCGGTGCCGGAGCGGCTGGCCGAACCGGATTACGGGCCGCCCTTCGCGGTCCTGACCTTCGACGACGGCTACCGCGACAACGTCGAGCACGCCCGTCCCGTGCTGGCCCGCCACGGCGCGCCGTGGACCCTGTTCGTCACCAGCGGCTTCGCCGACCAGGCCGGGCGGCTCTGGTGGATCGAGCTGGAGCAGGCGATCGCGCGCCTGGACCGGGTGCGCATCGACGTCGGCGCGCGGAGTCTCGACCTTCCGGCGCGAAGCCCGCAGGAGAAGGCGCTGGCCTTCGAAGCCCTGTACCGCGACCTGCGGCGCGGGGACGAGGCGGACCTCCTCGACCGGATCGCGGCCCTCTGCCGGCAGGCCGGCTTCCCACCCGGACGCCTCGCCGCCGATCTGTGCCTGTCCTGGGCGGAACTGCGCGACCTCGCCGCCGACCCGTCCGTCACCGTCGGCGCCCACACGGTCAGCCATCCGATGCTCGCCAAGCACGCTCCCGCGATCGCGGCGCGCGAGATCGCCGAGGGGCGCGCGCGGATCGAGACGGAACTCGGGCGGCCGGTGCGGCACCTCTCCTACCCGGTCGGGGATCCGACCTCCGCCGGCCCGCGGGAATTCGCCCTGGCGCGGGAGATGGGCTTCGCGACGGCCGTGACCACGCGGCCCGGCCACCTCTTCGCCGAGCACGCCGCGCACCTCCAGGCCCTGCCCCGGGTGTCGGTGAACGGTTGCCACCAGACGCGCGCGGCGCTCGCCGGACTGCTCTCCGGCGTCCCGTTCCTGGCGTGGAATCGCGGGCGACGGCTCAACGTCGCCTGAGGCGACGACCCGCCCGCGGGCGGCGTCAGCGGAACAGCGCGTCGAACAGGTTCTGCGGCTGCTGCTGCGGCGGCGGGGCCGGCGCCGGCCCCTCGTTCGACGGGAAGAACTTGCGCGAGGGCTTCTGGCGGGGCTGCACCGGCACGCCGCGCGGCGCCTCCACGTCCACCTGCCCGTTGGCATTGAGCTGCTGGGCGGTCTTGGTCGCGTCCTTGCCGGGGCGCTTCGCCTTCTCGGGCTTGGCCGCCACGGCCGGGACGTCCTCCTGCTCCTTGGCCTCGGCGATCACGTCGCT from Methylobacterium oryzae includes the following:
- a CDS encoding GNAT family N-acetyltransferase, yielding MVDSRSAGGLVAEVIPDLTAAEALWRRLEADPASLGTPYQRFDWISAYLRATGLAERARVAVLRDDDGRPRILVPFTLSREHGLRLARTVGGTHANYHMPLFATRDAAAIGPGSIVAALIRAGRAEGIDAFALKHQPRMWDGAANPLAATGEAEASDGYGLMLGPDPEATVRRVFSADARKKLRSKEKRLVEAHGAIVYRRAESADEAARLLAAFFAQKSARFAGMGVADPYADPAIRSFLTAASTGAEPAVELYALCLAESGRVLATFGGAVSDRRFSGMMTAFDGDPEVARYSPGDLLLQHLVRDQTARGRQGFDLGVGEARYKASICDETISLVETIIPVTLRGRAYGALRRGLTRTKRRIKRDPRLYAALKRLRTLRRS
- a CDS encoding polysaccharide deacetylase family protein — translated: MLSSRAKHRVFASGFRAIQALGADRWLSPAARGLGVILTFHHVSPDPVPAFAPNRLLGITPEFLDLTLRELDARGFEIIGLDSVPERLAEPDYGPPFAVLTFDDGYRDNVEHARPVLARHGAPWTLFVTSGFADQAGRLWWIELEQAIARLDRVRIDVGARSLDLPARSPQEKALAFEALYRDLRRGDEADLLDRIAALCRQAGFPPGRLAADLCLSWAELRDLAADPSVTVGAHTVSHPMLAKHAPAIAAREIAEGRARIETELGRPVRHLSYPVGDPTSAGPREFALAREMGFATAVTTRPGHLFAEHAAHLQALPRVSVNGCHQTRAALAGLLSGVPFLAWNRGRRLNVA